The following are encoded together in the Pygocentrus nattereri isolate fPygNat1 chromosome 3, fPygNat1.pri, whole genome shotgun sequence genome:
- the LOC108437332 gene encoding cation channel sperm-associated protein 1-like isoform X1 has protein sequence MKATLLVLLLSAVAGMLTCDHQHSEQEAGPGCPLGKRLAFDRNTTLEESKRLNNEYFDCPNPEPGAPCFYYGHVFYPFFVIEDTVVGESDRFHDSYTFKVVGGGRTRESVRNYSQEEILKFNSLRDSESYQQTLVWTFDDVPDSFPLTKEGFIVMRGASNRVRWLCQRNSPCGDLTPVNHLDPEFYFVVEVSNMETAGSPFCEYTVRFELHVHGFPLDPVRALFFHQMTMTFVQTILICYIGHCWRLKRKTVYTKTRDGLDEQEGHEQFNAGDVGVKVGCTLRSCFLQLYHIIYSIVQNPVLDHVILLVVLLDTSTLMAHTFQSVTVTTSWCLSAVNSCLLVFYVLEALFKILIQGRTYFRNPWNDLDFFIVLMSLLDFVLSLVQSGGGFSSRQASTLFRVLKTLKGARVFRALRLLKAIRFFKGLQAILLTCLQSFRSMSSILVLMFLFLFIFAVVFREMFNESDPEHFGSIFRTIFTLFQILTLDDWSLIYMTSRDNGAPHIIYFMSLYILVELFTFLNLFIAVLVDNFQLSICKKRHHKSQKSPDVKEGEAQSTKKAVEDLDVSRTEIEEEFYKEALRHASSDGKHSKRKIELTKRYLQLLAAMDQHMQKYRSQACLLDNLVETFFMDQDEETRSDAVE, from the exons ATGAAGGCGAcgctgctggtgctgctgttgtCTGCCGTGGCTGGGATGCTTACCTGTGACCATCAGCACTCCGAGCAGGAAGCTGGTCCAGGCTGTCCTCTGGGCAAAAGGCTGGCGTTTGACCGAAACACCACGCTTGAGGAGAGCAAACGcctaaataatgaatattttgATTGCCCGAACCCAGAACCTGGCGCGCCCTGCTTCTACTACGGTCACG ttTTCTACCCCTTCTTTGTCATTGAGGACACTGTCGTAGGAGAGTCTGACAGGTTCCATGACAG CTACACGTTTAAAGTAGTCGGAGGAGGGCGTACGAGAGAAAGCGTGCGCAATTACAGTCAGGAGGAGATCCTGAAGTTTAACAGCCTCCGTGACAG TGAGAGCTATCAGCAGACGCTTGTGTGGACGTTTGATGACGTTCCGGACTCGTTCCCGCTGACTAAAGAGGGCTTCATAGTCATGCGCGGCGCTTCCAACAGGGTCag aTGGCTGTGTCAGAGGAACTCTCCCTGTGGTGATCTGACTCCTGTAAATCACCTGGATCCTGAATTTTACTTCGTTGTTGAGGTCTCCAACAT gGAAACTGCTGGCAGCCCATTCTGCGAGTACACTGTACGCTTTGAGCTGCATGttcatgggtttcctctggatCCAGTGAGGGCGCTGTTCTTCCATCAG ATGACCATGACATTCGTTCAGACCATCCTGATTTGTTATATTGGTCATTGCTGGAGGCTGAAAAGAAAGACCGTCTACACCAAGACACGGGACGGCCTTGACGAGCAAG AGGGTCATGAGCAGTTTAATGCTGGTGATGTGGGAGTGAAAGTTGGGTGTACTCTGCGTTCCTGCTTTCTGCAGCTTTAccacatcatctacagtatCGTCCAGAACCCCGTGTTGGATCATGTCATCCTGCTGGTGGTGCTGCTCGATACGAGCACGCTGATGGCCCACACCTTCCAGAGCGTCACTGTTACGACAA GTTGGTGTCTGTCAGCAGTGAACAGCTGCTTGCTCGTATTTTACGTGCTGGAGGCTTTGTTCAAGATCCTGATCCAGGGACGTACATACTTCAGGAACCCCTGGAATGATTTGG ATTTCTTCATCGTGCTAATGAGTCTGTTGGACTTTGTGCTGTCACTGGTGCAGTCCGGAGGAGGATTTAGCAGTAGACAGGCCTCAACTCTCTTCCGGGTGCTCAAGACCTTGAAAGGAGCCCGAGTATTCAGAGCATTACGTCTTCTGAAAGCCATCCG CTTCTTCAAGGGTCTCCAGGCCATCCTGTTAACCTGCCTTCAGTCTTTCCGGTCCATGAGCTCCATCTTGGTCCTCatgttcctgttcctgtttaTTTTTGCCGTTGTTTTCCGGGAGATGTTTAATGAGTCGGACCCGGAACACTTCGGAAGCATATTCAGGACCATCTTCACCCTCTTCCAAATCCTTACGCTGGATGACTGGTCCCTGATCTACATGACCAGCAGAGATAACG GAGCACCTcacatcatttatttcatgtctCTGTACATCTTGGTGGAGCTCTTCACATTCTTGAA TCTCTTCATTGCCGTGCTAGTGGACAACTTCCAGCTGAGCATCTGCAAAAAGAGGCACCACAAGAGTCAAAAG TCCCCAGATGTGAAGGAGGGTGAAGCTCAGTCCACCAAGAAGGCAGTAGAAG ACCTGGACGTGAGCCGGACTGAGATAGAGGAGGAATTCTACAAGGAAGCTCTCAGGCACGCTTCTAGTGATGGCAAACACAGCAAAAG GAAGATCGAATTGACGAAGAGGTATCTGCAGCTGCTAGCCGCCATGGACCAGCACATGCAGAAATACCGATCGCAAGCGTGTTTGCTGGACAATCTTGTGGAGACCTTCTTTATG GACCAGGATGAAGAGACCAGAAGCGATGCCGTTGAGTGA
- the LOC108437332 gene encoding probable voltage-dependent N-type calcium channel subunit alpha-1B isoform X2, with product MKATLLVLLLSAVAGMLTCDHQHSEQEAGPGCPLGKRLAFDRNTTLEESKRLNNEYFDCPNPEPGAPCFYYGHVFYPFFVIEDTVVGESDRFHDSYTFKVVGGGRTRESVRNYSQEEILKFNSLRDSESYQQTLVWTFDDVPDSFPLTKEGFIVMRGASNRVRWLCQRNSPCGDLTPVNHLDPEFYFVVEVSNMETAGSPFCEYTVRFELHVHGFPLDPVRALFFHQMTMTFVQTILICYIGHCWRLKRKTVYTKTRDGLDEQEGHEQFNAGDVGVKVGCTLRSCFLQLYHIIYSIVQNPVLDHVILLVVLLDTSTLMAHTFQSVTVTTSWCLSAVNSCLLVFYVLEALFKILIQGRTYFRNPWNDLDFFIVLMSLLDFVLSLVQSGGGFSSRQASTLFRVLKTLKGARVFRALRLLKAIRFFKGLQAILLTCLQSFRSMSSILVLMFLFLFIFAVVFREMFNESDPEHFGSIFRTIFTLFQILTLDDWSLIYMTSRDNGAPHIIYFMSLYILVELFTFLNLFIAVLVDNFQLSICKKRHHKSQKSPDVKEGEAQSTKKAVEEPSVTGSKNSL from the exons ATGAAGGCGAcgctgctggtgctgctgttgtCTGCCGTGGCTGGGATGCTTACCTGTGACCATCAGCACTCCGAGCAGGAAGCTGGTCCAGGCTGTCCTCTGGGCAAAAGGCTGGCGTTTGACCGAAACACCACGCTTGAGGAGAGCAAACGcctaaataatgaatattttgATTGCCCGAACCCAGAACCTGGCGCGCCCTGCTTCTACTACGGTCACG ttTTCTACCCCTTCTTTGTCATTGAGGACACTGTCGTAGGAGAGTCTGACAGGTTCCATGACAG CTACACGTTTAAAGTAGTCGGAGGAGGGCGTACGAGAGAAAGCGTGCGCAATTACAGTCAGGAGGAGATCCTGAAGTTTAACAGCCTCCGTGACAG TGAGAGCTATCAGCAGACGCTTGTGTGGACGTTTGATGACGTTCCGGACTCGTTCCCGCTGACTAAAGAGGGCTTCATAGTCATGCGCGGCGCTTCCAACAGGGTCag aTGGCTGTGTCAGAGGAACTCTCCCTGTGGTGATCTGACTCCTGTAAATCACCTGGATCCTGAATTTTACTTCGTTGTTGAGGTCTCCAACAT gGAAACTGCTGGCAGCCCATTCTGCGAGTACACTGTACGCTTTGAGCTGCATGttcatgggtttcctctggatCCAGTGAGGGCGCTGTTCTTCCATCAG ATGACCATGACATTCGTTCAGACCATCCTGATTTGTTATATTGGTCATTGCTGGAGGCTGAAAAGAAAGACCGTCTACACCAAGACACGGGACGGCCTTGACGAGCAAG AGGGTCATGAGCAGTTTAATGCTGGTGATGTGGGAGTGAAAGTTGGGTGTACTCTGCGTTCCTGCTTTCTGCAGCTTTAccacatcatctacagtatCGTCCAGAACCCCGTGTTGGATCATGTCATCCTGCTGGTGGTGCTGCTCGATACGAGCACGCTGATGGCCCACACCTTCCAGAGCGTCACTGTTACGACAA GTTGGTGTCTGTCAGCAGTGAACAGCTGCTTGCTCGTATTTTACGTGCTGGAGGCTTTGTTCAAGATCCTGATCCAGGGACGTACATACTTCAGGAACCCCTGGAATGATTTGG ATTTCTTCATCGTGCTAATGAGTCTGTTGGACTTTGTGCTGTCACTGGTGCAGTCCGGAGGAGGATTTAGCAGTAGACAGGCCTCAACTCTCTTCCGGGTGCTCAAGACCTTGAAAGGAGCCCGAGTATTCAGAGCATTACGTCTTCTGAAAGCCATCCG CTTCTTCAAGGGTCTCCAGGCCATCCTGTTAACCTGCCTTCAGTCTTTCCGGTCCATGAGCTCCATCTTGGTCCTCatgttcctgttcctgtttaTTTTTGCCGTTGTTTTCCGGGAGATGTTTAATGAGTCGGACCCGGAACACTTCGGAAGCATATTCAGGACCATCTTCACCCTCTTCCAAATCCTTACGCTGGATGACTGGTCCCTGATCTACATGACCAGCAGAGATAACG GAGCACCTcacatcatttatttcatgtctCTGTACATCTTGGTGGAGCTCTTCACATTCTTGAA TCTCTTCATTGCCGTGCTAGTGGACAACTTCCAGCTGAGCATCTGCAAAAAGAGGCACCACAAGAGTCAAAAG TCCCCAGATGTGAAGGAGGGTGAAGCTCAGTCCACCAAGAAGGCAGTAGAAG AACCCAGTGTGACAGGAAGTAAGAACAGTCTGTGA